A genomic stretch from Nocardia wallacei includes:
- a CDS encoding saccharopine dehydrogenase NADP-binding domain-containing protein translates to MTVAVLGATGVVGRAAVRMLTRLGIGGLRVGARDPSRAEWGALPRDVEPRRVDARDAGSLAEFCAGTSLVLNCAGPSYLLLDRVARAALSAGADYVDVSGDGPTYRLLEGSPLVAGGRTAVLSAGMLPGLANVVPRVLSDDLAGARLVVYAGGIEPFAAASAGDLALSLDSSDATDGHWYGETLAAWSGGERRRNALPVREDVEVAGFPGRVTTMPFLTADAERLARSAGLRELHWHNVFVGNALRLTLTRLRGRVPRDAAALPPVVEEIRAAAELDLAGLDPFYLMAFTVSRPDRTDTAVLRAPSSFELTAATAAYTVDAVLSGTVPPGLHYADDVLDPHGLLDGVSALGALPVRQIHGHAHDEPMETGSL, encoded by the coding sequence GTGACGGTGGCGGTGCTCGGGGCGACGGGGGTGGTCGGCCGGGCCGCGGTGCGGATGCTCACCCGGCTGGGCATCGGCGGGCTGCGGGTCGGCGCGCGGGATCCGAGCCGGGCCGAGTGGGGCGCATTGCCGCGTGATGTGGAACCGCGGCGGGTGGATGCGCGGGACGCGGGCTCGCTGGCGGAGTTCTGTGCGGGGACGAGCCTGGTGCTCAATTGCGCGGGACCGTCCTACCTCCTGCTGGATCGGGTGGCGCGGGCGGCCCTCTCGGCCGGAGCCGACTATGTCGACGTCTCGGGTGACGGGCCCACCTATCGGCTGCTCGAAGGGTCACCACTGGTGGCCGGCGGGCGGACCGCCGTGCTGTCCGCCGGGATGCTGCCCGGCCTGGCCAATGTCGTCCCCCGGGTGCTGTCCGACGATCTCGCCGGGGCGCGGCTGGTCGTCTACGCGGGCGGCATCGAGCCGTTCGCGGCGGCGTCGGCAGGAGATCTCGCCCTGTCGCTCGACAGCTCCGATGCCACCGACGGTCACTGGTACGGCGAGACGCTGGCGGCGTGGTCGGGCGGCGAGCGACGGCGCAATGCCCTGCCGGTGCGCGAGGATGTCGAGGTCGCCGGATTCCCCGGCCGGGTGACCACGATGCCGTTCCTCACCGCCGACGCCGAGCGGCTGGCCCGGTCGGCCGGACTGCGAGAACTGCACTGGCACAACGTCTTCGTGGGCAACGCGCTGCGCCTGACGCTCACCCGGCTGCGCGGCCGCGTCCCCCGTGACGCCGCGGCGCTGCCGCCGGTCGTCGAGGAGATCCGCGCGGCGGCCGAACTCGATCTGGCCGGACTGGACCCGTTCTACCTGATGGCGTTCACCGTCTCCCGTCCGGATCGCACCGACACCGCCGTGCTGCGCGCCCCGAGCAGTTTCGAATTGACCGCCGCCACCGCCGCGTACACGGTCGACGCCGTGCTGTCCGGAACCGTACCGCCGGGCCTGCACTACGCCGACGACGTCCTGGACCCCCACGGTCTGCTCGACGGCGTGTCCGCCCTCGGCGCGCTGCCCGTCCGGCAGATCCATGGTCACGCCCACGACGAACCGATGGAGACAGGGAGCCTGTGA
- a CDS encoding non-ribosomal peptide synthetase: protein MNVSDLVTDLRQRGVHLWVDGAQLRFRAPQGVLTAEHRDQLVAHKPAVLEYLAQDQSVIEVSADPAAAHEPFPLTPVQSAYLIGRDPTYPFGGVACAAYLEIEYAGVDPEILERAWNALVRRHDMLRATVHSDGYQQVAAAVPEYRIPVTDARGADPAAVDTLRDRQRDELLGPATSTDTWPLFALRITRTDTASVLHLLVELLVVDAASVQLLLAELDELVHAAGDDAALRPAPAIGFRDYILGVQQLRNGSRYQRDRAYWQQRIETLPAAPELPTRPTDDGANTDPGFDRLQQWLPGSVLAGLARNATPHDLTPSGAVLAAYAEVIGRWSRRRRFTLNLPVFNRLPAHPEIGAVLGDFTSVNLLGIDLDEQDTFVGRARRIAARLFTDLDHRLFDGVEVLSELTRRAGNPVLMPVVFTSTLGGADAGAGSPRGRILRGLTRTPQVWLDCQVTPYDDGLMIAWDVRRDVLAGTTAADAFAAFIDLVTRLADDPAAWTEPYPVALPPAQRSRRDAYNDTAAAVRPRLLQQRILERADTDPDAPAVFHRDEVIGFAELRRRAAASAVALREAGVQRGDRVAVLMEKGPEQVVAVLAALVAGAAYVPIEVTQPMARRERIIDRAGAAVVLTQSWLAEAGEVPAAARPVAVDLLPGIDTVPEPTGDPEDPAYVIYTSGSTGEPKGVVTTHRAAANTIDDINERFALASGDRVLGVASLAFDLSVWDIFGVLAAGGAVVLPEQNRATDPSHWLELVRRHSVTLWNSVPGQLQMLLDVLDGEPAADSLRLVLLSGDWIALDLPDRMRANHPGVQVVGLGGATEAAIWSIHHPVGTIDPEWRSIPYGTPLRNQTMHVLDDALQDCPEHVTGEIYIGGIGLAEGYLGEAELTDQRFRRHPRTGARLYRTGDLGRFHPDGRLEFLGREDTQVKIRGHRVELGEVESALRRHPAVADAAVLVDGRGPAARLLGFAEIATDGSGDPGLGETAAAEVLATAENAAAAAHDDIDGESFVALMQAVDEMAMLSIAAQLRAAGLFDDRERAYDIAEIAAATGVSDRQHGLLKRWLAALADGGAVVHEPGTGRYRDLIAAGPRAVEAAWRRIDELEEIVGYGSETLSYIRACSSRLDELLRGELDVRELLFPAGKPGAAHAVYRTNLVARSAHRIVIDTVREVARRTPHRLRMLEVGAGIAGTSTDLIPALAEFEPDYRFTDVSEYFLGEARKKFAEYPWVRYGRFDINADALEQGLRPNSADVILCANVLHNSVDADEVLARLRDLLAPGGWLIFLEPTRQHNYALLVSMEFEFFSELTAFTDVRAGTGQAFFTREQWLRQLDDAGADHVRVLPAENEPLAASGQGVFIARFKGERRTVTEQQLTEHVAALLPDHMVPGEMHLLDTLPRSANGKLDRKALAGRAAAVPAAAADSAYVPPADEIEQRIAQLWQEMLGVPRVGRDQNFYALGGDSLLLSQMVGRLRERVPEVADIEWQELLRDMLRNPTVAALAARRHRAEAAASPAVPRTAVRSLGGVSGHDSGAWVLVHGGTGTLAPYQALLPHLRSAHPGALLGLEVTDPARYLNLPADTVIARQAADYATELLEHDRRFRIIGYSVGGLLAAEIARTLTEAGATVDELTVIGSYQPPAVHDELLVEYIFAQAVGVDPAAAGFPSDTAAFETALRIVLDRTPDRVPAGALTDLNGAAAPLAAKLRDLARVPRADRVAALHAAATGATGPYVSGGVALDEFRRQFDIFAHNLRAMGAHRAEPYFGPIRVLRNSESATALGAGSEVDRFWSRIGLGELVIEDIPGDHLSAMSATHAATLAARITTPLPASSIEQP, encoded by the coding sequence GTGAACGTCTCCGACCTGGTAACCGATCTACGACAGCGCGGAGTTCACCTCTGGGTCGACGGCGCGCAGTTGCGGTTCCGCGCCCCCCAGGGCGTCCTGACCGCCGAACACCGGGACCAGTTGGTGGCGCACAAGCCCGCCGTGCTGGAGTACCTCGCCCAGGACCAGTCGGTGATCGAGGTGTCCGCCGATCCCGCCGCCGCGCACGAACCGTTCCCGTTGACCCCGGTGCAGTCGGCGTACCTGATCGGCCGCGACCCCACCTACCCGTTCGGGGGTGTCGCGTGTGCCGCCTATCTCGAAATCGAGTATGCCGGTGTCGATCCCGAGATTCTGGAGCGGGCGTGGAATGCCCTCGTGCGCCGGCACGACATGCTCCGGGCGACCGTGCACAGTGACGGCTACCAGCAGGTCGCCGCCGCCGTGCCGGAGTATCGGATCCCGGTGACCGATGCCCGCGGCGCGGACCCGGCCGCCGTCGACACCCTGCGCGACCGGCAACGCGACGAGCTGCTGGGCCCGGCCACCAGCACCGATACCTGGCCGCTGTTCGCCCTGCGCATCACCCGCACCGACACCGCGAGCGTGCTGCATCTGCTGGTGGAATTGCTGGTGGTCGACGCCGCGAGCGTGCAACTGCTGCTGGCCGAACTCGACGAACTGGTCCACGCGGCCGGGGACGATGCGGCGCTGCGGCCCGCACCCGCGATCGGTTTCCGCGACTACATCCTCGGTGTGCAGCAGCTGCGCAACGGATCGCGGTACCAGCGCGACCGCGCCTATTGGCAGCAGCGGATCGAAACCTTGCCCGCCGCACCGGAACTGCCCACGCGGCCGACCGACGACGGCGCGAACACCGATCCCGGTTTCGACCGGTTACAGCAATGGCTGCCCGGCTCCGTCCTGGCCGGATTGGCCCGCAACGCGACCCCGCACGATCTCACCCCGTCCGGGGCGGTGCTGGCCGCCTACGCCGAGGTCATCGGGCGCTGGAGCCGGAGGCGGCGGTTCACACTGAATCTGCCGGTGTTCAACCGCCTTCCGGCACACCCCGAAATCGGCGCGGTGCTGGGCGATTTCACCTCCGTCAACCTGCTCGGCATCGACCTCGACGAGCAAGATACCTTCGTCGGCCGGGCCCGCCGGATCGCCGCCCGGTTGTTCACCGATCTCGACCACCGACTCTTCGACGGCGTGGAGGTGCTCAGCGAGCTGACCCGCCGCGCGGGCAACCCGGTGCTCATGCCCGTGGTGTTCACCAGCACCCTCGGCGGAGCCGACGCCGGCGCGGGCTCGCCTCGTGGCCGGATTCTGCGCGGCCTCACTCGCACGCCGCAGGTATGGCTCGACTGCCAGGTGACCCCGTACGACGACGGCCTCATGATCGCCTGGGACGTGCGCCGCGACGTGCTGGCCGGAACCACCGCGGCCGACGCCTTCGCGGCCTTCATCGATCTCGTCACCCGGCTGGCCGACGACCCCGCGGCCTGGACCGAGCCGTACCCGGTGGCGCTGCCGCCCGCGCAGCGCAGCCGCCGCGACGCCTACAACGACACCGCCGCCGCGGTGCGGCCACGCCTGCTGCAGCAGCGGATTCTCGAGCGGGCCGACACCGATCCGGACGCCCCCGCGGTGTTCCATCGCGACGAGGTGATCGGGTTCGCCGAATTGCGCCGCCGCGCAGCCGCTTCGGCCGTCGCCCTGCGCGAGGCCGGTGTACAGCGCGGTGACCGGGTGGCGGTCCTGATGGAGAAGGGACCCGAACAAGTCGTGGCCGTGCTCGCGGCCTTGGTGGCCGGGGCGGCGTATGTCCCGATCGAGGTCACGCAGCCGATGGCGCGCCGGGAGCGGATCATCGACCGTGCCGGCGCGGCGGTCGTGCTCACCCAGTCCTGGCTGGCCGAGGCGGGCGAGGTGCCCGCGGCCGCCCGGCCGGTGGCCGTCGACCTGCTGCCGGGGATCGACACCGTGCCCGAACCGACCGGCGATCCGGAGGATCCGGCGTACGTCATCTACACCTCCGGTTCCACCGGGGAACCGAAGGGCGTCGTCACCACCCATCGCGCGGCGGCGAACACCATCGATGACATCAACGAGCGGTTCGCCCTCGCGTCCGGCGATCGGGTCCTCGGGGTGGCGAGCCTGGCCTTCGATCTCTCCGTGTGGGACATCTTCGGTGTGCTCGCGGCCGGTGGTGCCGTGGTGCTCCCGGAGCAGAACCGCGCGACCGATCCGTCGCATTGGCTGGAGCTGGTGCGGCGGCATTCGGTCACCCTCTGGAACAGCGTGCCCGGGCAGTTGCAGATGCTGCTCGACGTCCTCGACGGCGAGCCCGCAGCCGACTCACTGCGCCTGGTGTTGTTGTCCGGCGATTGGATTGCGCTGGACCTGCCCGACCGGATGCGCGCGAACCACCCGGGTGTACAGGTGGTGGGCCTGGGCGGGGCCACCGAGGCGGCCATCTGGTCGATCCATCACCCGGTCGGGACAATCGACCCCGAGTGGCGCAGCATCCCCTACGGCACCCCGTTGCGCAACCAGACCATGCATGTGCTGGACGACGCGCTGCAGGACTGTCCCGAGCATGTCACCGGCGAGATCTACATCGGCGGAATCGGCTTGGCCGAAGGGTATCTGGGGGAGGCCGAGCTGACCGACCAGCGATTCCGGCGCCATCCGCGCACCGGCGCCCGCCTGTACCGCACGGGCGACCTCGGACGGTTCCACCCGGACGGCCGGCTGGAATTCCTCGGGCGCGAAGACACTCAGGTCAAGATCCGCGGCCACCGCGTCGAATTGGGTGAGGTGGAGTCGGCGCTGCGCCGCCATCCCGCCGTGGCCGACGCCGCGGTGCTGGTCGACGGCCGGGGCCCCGCCGCGCGGCTGCTCGGCTTCGCCGAGATCGCGACCGACGGCTCCGGCGATCCCGGCCTCGGCGAGACGGCCGCGGCCGAAGTGCTCGCCACCGCCGAAAACGCCGCTGCCGCAGCTCACGACGACATCGACGGCGAATCGTTCGTGGCGCTGATGCAGGCGGTCGACGAGATGGCCATGTTGTCCATCGCCGCCCAGCTGCGCGCCGCCGGTCTGTTCGACGATCGCGAGCGTGCCTACGACATCGCCGAAATCGCCGCTGCCACAGGCGTTTCCGATCGACAGCACGGCCTGCTGAAACGCTGGCTGGCCGCCCTCGCGGACGGCGGCGCGGTGGTGCACGAGCCCGGAACCGGCCGCTACCGCGACCTGATCGCGGCCGGTCCGCGAGCGGTCGAGGCGGCGTGGCGGCGCATCGACGAGCTGGAGGAGATCGTCGGCTACGGCAGCGAAACCCTGTCCTACATCCGGGCCTGTAGCAGCCGGCTGGACGAGCTGTTGCGCGGCGAACTCGACGTGCGGGAATTGCTGTTCCCCGCCGGGAAACCCGGCGCCGCGCATGCCGTCTACCGGACGAATCTGGTGGCGCGCAGTGCGCACCGCATCGTGATCGACACCGTGCGGGAGGTGGCTCGACGCACGCCGCACCGGTTGCGGATGCTCGAAGTCGGCGCGGGTATCGCGGGTACGAGCACCGATCTGATCCCCGCCCTGGCGGAGTTCGAGCCGGACTACCGGTTCACGGACGTGTCGGAGTACTTCCTCGGTGAGGCCCGGAAGAAGTTCGCCGAGTATCCGTGGGTTCGGTACGGACGCTTCGACATCAACGCCGACGCGCTGGAGCAGGGGCTGCGGCCCAATTCGGCCGACGTGATCCTGTGCGCGAACGTTCTGCACAACTCCGTCGACGCCGACGAGGTCCTGGCGCGGCTGCGGGACCTGCTCGCGCCGGGCGGCTGGCTGATCTTCCTCGAACCCACCCGGCAGCACAACTACGCGCTGCTGGTGTCGATGGAATTCGAATTCTTCAGCGAACTCACCGCCTTCACCGATGTGCGCGCGGGCACCGGGCAGGCGTTCTTCACCCGCGAGCAATGGCTGCGGCAACTCGACGACGCGGGCGCCGATCACGTGCGTGTACTGCCCGCCGAGAACGAGCCGCTGGCGGCCTCCGGCCAGGGTGTCTTCATCGCCCGGTTCAAAGGTGAGCGGCGTACGGTGACCGAACAGCAGCTCACCGAGCACGTGGCGGCACTGCTTCCCGACCATATGGTCCCCGGCGAAATGCATCTGCTCGACACCTTGCCGCGCTCGGCGAACGGGAAACTGGACCGCAAGGCCCTGGCCGGGCGCGCCGCCGCCGTCCCGGCCGCCGCCGCGGACTCGGCCTATGTACCGCCCGCCGACGAGATCGAGCAGCGGATCGCGCAATTGTGGCAGGAAATGCTCGGCGTCCCACGGGTCGGGCGTGACCAGAATTTCTATGCCCTGGGCGGTGATTCGCTGCTGTTGTCGCAGATGGTCGGGCGGCTGCGGGAACGGGTGCCCGAGGTCGCCGACATCGAATGGCAGGAACTGCTGCGGGATATGCTGCGCAATCCCACCGTCGCCGCGCTCGCCGCCCGCCGCCACCGTGCGGAGGCCGCCGCGTCGCCGGCGGTGCCGCGGACAGCCGTGCGGTCCCTGGGCGGTGTGTCCGGGCACGACAGCGGCGCCTGGGTGCTCGTGCACGGCGGTACCGGCACACTGGCGCCCTATCAGGCGCTGCTGCCACACCTGCGCTCGGCGCATCCCGGCGCGTTGCTCGGTCTCGAGGTGACCGACCCGGCACGGTATCTGAATCTTCCCGCGGACACCGTGATCGCCAGGCAGGCAGCCGATTACGCGACGGAGCTGCTCGAGCACGATCGCCGCTTCCGGATCATCGGATACTCGGTCGGCGGCCTGCTCGCCGCCGAGATCGCGCGCACCCTCACCGAGGCGGGCGCGACGGTGGACGAGCTGACGGTGATCGGCTCCTATCAGCCGCCCGCAGTGCATGACGAACTGCTGGTCGAGTACATCTTCGCGCAGGCCGTGGGGGTCGACCCGGCGGCAGCCGGATTCCCGTCCGACACAGCGGCGTTCGAGACGGCGCTGCGCATTGTCCTCGACCGCACCCCCGACCGGGTGCCCGCGGGCGCACTGACGGATCTGAACGGCGCCGCGGCCCCGCTGGCCGCGAAACTCCGTGATCTGGCGAGGGTGCCACGAGCCGACCGCGTCGCCGCCCTGCACGCCGCCGCCACCGGCGCGACCGGACCGTACGTGTCCGGCGGGGTCGCGCTGGACGAATTCCGCAGGCAGTTCGACATTTTCGCGCACAACCTGCGGGCCATGGGCGCTCACCGTGCCGAACCCTATTTCGGCCCGATCCGCGTACTGCGCAACAGCGAGTCGGCGACAGCGCTCGGCGCCGGCTCGGAGGTGGACCGCTTCTGGTCGCGGATCGGTCTCGGCGAGCTCGTCATCGAGGACATCCCCGGCGACCACCTCAGCGCCATGTCCGCCACCCACGCCGCCACCCTGGCCGCCCGCATCACCACCCCGCTCCCGGCCTCCAGCATCGAGCAACCGTGA